Proteins encoded together in one Riemerella anatipestifer window:
- a CDS encoding M23 family metallopeptidase produces the protein MIFRKLSFLLSVLCFGLFFSQKKEQLQRESAELKKQIALINSNLAKTQKEARLSIAHLNEVNKKIQLREKVYNNTQKEKRLIEDDIYLRQKEINKYKKELAVLRKNYAEILVKAYKNKGIQNKVTFILSAKNLGEALRRVQYLKQYSDYQDKKAKEISGKAAEIQQALKLKQKSVKEKENILTQQQKDLLVIQNDRKQRELLLEDFKKNEAALTAELKQKQAQAKKIEGEIRKIINEEIAAAKAKEEAERKARLERERLAREAAAREKARIDAENKARAEALERERKKAEAEAARLAEIERKKQDDARKQAELAKAEENARNEARRIAAEKDAREAAARAKAAEEKAKAARDAEAELAKRKEEEKKKAEEKTKTAFGVGAATGSNFAENRGRIGFPVERGQVTHRFGRQPHPVFKNIVEENNGIRIAVSPGTKARCVFPGEVSRISFVGGTKTVIVKHGSYFTIYSNLSDVSVSPNQKVSSGTTIGTIAQDFEGAYSLDFQIWNGSTPVDPMGWVSN, from the coding sequence ATGATATTTAGGAAGTTAAGTTTTTTATTGAGTGTATTGTGCTTTGGGTTGTTTTTTTCTCAGAAGAAAGAGCAGCTTCAGAGAGAAAGTGCTGAACTGAAAAAACAAATTGCACTTATCAACTCTAATCTTGCTAAAACTCAGAAGGAGGCAAGGCTTTCGATAGCACACCTTAATGAAGTTAATAAAAAAATTCAGTTAAGAGAGAAGGTTTATAATAATACACAAAAGGAGAAAAGGCTGATTGAAGATGATATTTATCTTCGTCAAAAAGAGATTAATAAGTATAAAAAAGAGCTGGCTGTACTAAGAAAAAACTATGCTGAGATATTAGTAAAAGCTTATAAGAATAAAGGTATTCAGAATAAAGTTACATTTATTCTATCGGCTAAAAATTTAGGAGAAGCTCTAAGAAGAGTACAGTATCTTAAACAATACTCTGATTATCAAGATAAAAAAGCTAAAGAGATTAGCGGTAAAGCAGCAGAAATTCAGCAAGCTTTAAAGCTGAAACAAAAATCAGTAAAAGAGAAAGAAAATATTCTTACTCAGCAACAGAAAGATCTTTTAGTAATCCAAAATGATAGAAAACAAAGGGAATTATTATTAGAAGACTTCAAGAAAAATGAGGCAGCCCTTACGGCTGAACTTAAACAGAAGCAAGCGCAAGCTAAGAAAATTGAAGGCGAAATCCGAAAGATAATAAACGAAGAAATAGCAGCTGCTAAAGCAAAAGAAGAAGCGGAGCGAAAAGCTAGACTAGAGCGAGAAAGACTTGCGAGAGAGGCTGCAGCTAGAGAAAAAGCTAGAATAGATGCAGAGAATAAAGCTAGGGCAGAAGCACTAGAAAGAGAAAGAAAAAAAGCGGAAGCGGAAGCTGCTAGATTGGCAGAAATTGAAAGAAAGAAGCAAGATGATGCTAGAAAACAAGCTGAACTTGCAAAAGCAGAAGAAAATGCAAGGAATGAAGCACGCCGAATAGCTGCAGAAAAAGATGCTAGAGAAGCGGCTGCTAGAGCTAAGGCTGCAGAAGAAAAAGCTAAGGCAGCAAGAGACGCTGAGGCAGAACTAGCCAAGAGAAAAGAAGAGGAAAAGAAAAAAGCGGAGGAAAAAACGAAGACAGCGTTTGGTGTAGGAGCAGCAACAGGGTCTAATTTTGCTGAAAATAGAGGACGAATAGGCTTCCCAGTGGAAAGAGGACAAGTGACGCACCGTTTTGGTAGACAACCGCACCCTGTATTTAAGAATATAGTTGAGGAGAATAATGGGATTAGAATTGCAGTTTCTCCCGGTACTAAGGCAAGATGTGTTTTCCCTGGTGAAGTGTCAAGGATTTCTTTTGTCGGGGGGACTAAGACGGTTATTGTAAAACATGGTAGCTACTTCACCATATATAGTAATTTGTCCGACGTTTCGGTCTCTCCTAATCAGAAGGTTTCATCAGGAACTACAATTGGGACTATAGCACAAGATTTTGAGGGGGCTTACTCTCTGGATTTCCAAATTTGGAATGGAAGTACTCCTGTTGATCCTATGGGATGGGTTTCAAACTAA
- a CDS encoding lipopolysaccharide biosynthesis protein, with amino-acid sequence MKKLLNETIIYGIGAILPRVIYFLLNPFFIYYISREEFAQFTNLYAWMSYVNILLTLGFETSFFRYSAEKENENKAFYTSFWFLFFTASLFLGGVYIFNQSIADSLGYATHPEYIKWFAWIAFFDTICVIPLAWLRFNNKPIKYSAIRVAQVLVQVLSVLALFLFVPKETSQSLGMETSVSYAFVSNIIASVAAFVMLLPVVSKVRFKFSMNLFKRMIKYSYPLMLAGLAFVVNENFDKTVQYNIISKAEAGAYGGCYKLAVLMTLFVTAYRMGIEPFFFKQMNNADAPKTYAKITEYFTLFASVAALGIVANISWLKSIFITDSSYWIAMDIVPIIVVGNLCFGIYYNLSTWYKVTDRTFVGTLISWLGAAITIVLNLVLLKDYGFMVSAWVTLLVYFLMMLVSYFLGQKYYPIPYNMKKIMLVLLLLSVFSFLSYQIFEANVWIGNILFLIFVFGIIFSERHLLSSLLDKFRVKN; translated from the coding sequence TTGAAAAAATTACTCAACGAGACCATCATTTACGGTATTGGAGCAATCTTACCGAGGGTTATTTATTTCCTGCTTAATCCTTTTTTCATTTACTATATCTCTAGGGAAGAGTTTGCCCAGTTTACCAATCTTTATGCTTGGATGTCTTATGTAAACATATTACTTACACTTGGGTTTGAAACCTCTTTTTTCCGTTATTCGGCAGAGAAGGAAAACGAAAACAAGGCATTTTACACCTCGTTTTGGTTTCTCTTTTTCACAGCAAGTTTGTTTTTAGGTGGAGTTTATATTTTCAATCAAAGTATAGCAGATTCATTAGGGTACGCCACTCACCCTGAGTATATTAAATGGTTTGCTTGGATTGCTTTTTTTGATACTATTTGTGTAATTCCGTTGGCGTGGCTTAGATTTAACAATAAACCAATAAAGTATTCTGCTATTAGAGTGGCACAAGTGCTGGTTCAAGTATTGAGTGTTTTGGCATTGTTTCTATTTGTACCTAAAGAAACCTCTCAAAGTTTGGGTATGGAGACATCGGTGTCTTATGCATTTGTAAGTAATATTATAGCTAGTGTGGCGGCGTTTGTAATGTTACTGCCTGTAGTGAGTAAAGTAAGGTTTAAGTTCTCTATGAACTTGTTTAAACGAATGATAAAATACTCATACCCACTAATGTTGGCGGGATTGGCATTTGTTGTAAACGAAAACTTTGATAAAACGGTACAATATAACATTATTTCCAAAGCAGAAGCAGGAGCTTACGGTGGCTGTTACAAATTAGCCGTTCTAATGACACTCTTTGTTACGGCTTATAGAATGGGTATTGAGCCTTTCTTTTTTAAACAAATGAATAATGCTGATGCGCCAAAAACTTATGCGAAAATTACGGAGTATTTTACACTATTTGCATCAGTGGCAGCATTGGGTATTGTGGCAAATATCAGTTGGTTAAAATCAATTTTTATTACAGATAGCTCTTATTGGATCGCTATGGATATAGTACCGATTATTGTGGTGGGTAATTTGTGTTTCGGTATTTATTATAATTTATCTACTTGGTATAAAGTTACGGATAGAACCTTTGTTGGGACGCTTATTTCTTGGCTAGGAGCGGCAATTACCATTGTACTGAATTTAGTCTTGCTAAAAGACTATGGGTTTATGGTATCAGCGTGGGTAACCTTGTTGGTTTATTTCTTAATGATGCTAGTGTCTTACTTTTTAGGGCAGAAGTATTACCCAATCCCTTATAATATGAAAAAAATAATGTTGGTACTTTTGTTATTGTCGGTATTTTCATTTTTATCTTACCAGATATTTGAAGCAAATGTATGGATTGGGAATATTTTATTTTTAATTTTCGTTTTTGGCATTATTTTTTCTGAGAGGCATTTGCTTTCTTCTTTGCTTGATAAATTTAGAGTGAAAAATTAA
- a CDS encoding glycosyltransferase, whose product MINIYIKSFNRVYYLDRCLVSIEEKVQGTYSVIVLDDGTPQKYLDKIKEKYPYINVRTSKSYSQKVKAVEDNILLGKDIDGFSIPTDLWIEAVKNGADYCIVTEDDVWFTETIDVDGLLKEVRKNSINLLKLGWLSNFKDDEYLQIGKISEDINFNRPKDLFLGSKWLMDLFFYNKYKFFTIGYKLGKFDNYTKRKYWSLNSILMGLWKKEYWLEVWKDAKGKVDEKQQLRNAATYYNGHKNNPNFIARLSKEAMKTTFQSSATNSYHEYGFKVDINYINYLLNEAWYNDRLESMQNYPNDFSVEYLETFFDDKVDKNEYRKWVEQFKNQYRNLGCSID is encoded by the coding sequence ATGATAAATATATACATAAAGTCGTTCAATAGAGTATATTACCTAGACCGTTGTTTGGTGTCTATTGAAGAGAAAGTGCAGGGGACTTATTCCGTTATCGTTCTAGATGATGGTACTCCTCAAAAGTATTTGGATAAAATAAAGGAGAAGTATCCTTATATCAATGTTAGAACTTCAAAATCGTATTCCCAAAAAGTAAAGGCTGTAGAAGATAATATTTTATTGGGGAAGGATATAGATGGTTTTAGTATTCCAACCGATTTATGGATAGAAGCAGTTAAAAACGGAGCGGACTACTGTATCGTTACAGAAGATGATGTGTGGTTTACGGAAACGATTGATGTAGATGGGTTATTAAAAGAGGTGCGGAAAAATAGCATCAATCTTTTAAAATTAGGCTGGCTAAGTAACTTTAAAGATGATGAATATCTCCAGATAGGTAAAATTAGCGAAGATATCAATTTTAATAGACCTAAGGATTTGTTTCTAGGCTCAAAGTGGTTAATGGATTTGTTTTTTTATAATAAGTATAAATTCTTTACAATAGGTTATAAGTTAGGGAAATTTGATAATTATACCAAAAGAAAATACTGGTCGCTCAATTCTATCCTGATGGGATTATGGAAAAAAGAATATTGGCTAGAAGTCTGGAAAGATGCAAAGGGTAAGGTGGACGAAAAACAACAATTAAGAAATGCAGCCACTTACTATAATGGACATAAAAATAATCCAAACTTTATAGCTAGACTTTCTAAGGAAGCTATGAAAACGACTTTTCAAAGTTCTGCCACTAATTCCTACCACGAATACGGGTTTAAGGTGGATATAAACTACATCAACTATCTTTTGAATGAGGCTTGGTATAATGATAGGTTAGAGAGTATGCAAAACTATCCTAATGATTTTTCTGTTGAGTATCTAGAAACCTTCTTTGATGATAAAGTGGATAAAAACGAATATCGTAAGTGGGTAGAGCAATTTAAAAATCAATACAGAAACCTAGGCTGTAGTATAGACTAG
- the ribA gene encoding GTP cyclohydrolase II, with amino-acid sequence MLKIQAEANIPTDFGVFKMIAFSDNEMDWTPHIALIAENTDFSKVVNVRFHSECITGEIFHSKKCECGQQLDAAMQYMQKNGGIILYLRQEGRNIGIINKLKAYALQEQGMDTVQANLHLGLPADGRDFGVAIDILTSLGIKEINLLTNNPDKLKFVEDSTIKLNERIPLQIPSNEVNADYLKVKKTYFGHLLEDNK; translated from the coding sequence ATGTTGAAAATACAGGCTGAGGCTAATATCCCTACCGATTTTGGTGTTTTTAAAATGATTGCATTTTCTGATAATGAAATGGATTGGACACCACATATTGCGTTGATTGCAGAAAATACAGATTTTTCTAAAGTGGTCAATGTGAGGTTTCATTCTGAGTGTATTACTGGAGAAATATTTCATTCTAAAAAATGTGAGTGTGGGCAGCAGCTAGATGCTGCGATGCAGTATATGCAGAAGAATGGTGGTATTATTCTTTATTTAAGGCAAGAAGGTAGAAATATAGGGATTATCAATAAGCTTAAGGCTTATGCTTTACAAGAGCAAGGAATGGATACTGTACAGGCAAATCTACATTTGGGATTACCTGCCGATGGGAGAGATTTTGGCGTAGCGATTGACATATTAACCAGTTTGGGTATAAAAGAAATTAATTTGCTTACTAATAATCCAGATAAATTGAAATTTGTAGAGGATAGTACAATAAAGCTTAATGAGAGGATTCCTTTACAGATACCATCTAATGAAGTTAATGCGGATTATTTAAAAGTAAAAAAAACTTACTTTGGACACCTGCTAGAAGATAATAAATAA
- a CDS encoding Sec-independent protein translocase subunit TatA/TatB has translation MLTTILALSVQHILIVLVILLLLFGGKKIPELMKGLGSGIKEFKDAVKEEEKPSTEEEKK, from the coding sequence ATGTTAACGACTATTTTAGCACTATCGGTACAACATATACTTATAGTGTTGGTTATACTACTCTTATTGTTTGGAGGGAAAAAGATTCCGGAGCTGATGAAGGGCTTAGGTTCAGGTATTAAGGAATTTAAAGATGCAGTAAAGGAGGAAGAAAAACCTTCAACAGAAGAAGAGAAAAAGTAG
- a CDS encoding glycosyltransferase family 2 protein — protein sequence MKFSILVAHYNNYNYFLDCYKSIINQTYQDFEIILVDDCSNDGSFEKIQNLVKNDIRFKVFKNEENKGVGYTKRKCIELATGDICGFVDPDDAIIPSAIEKSIEKYLEKDTIVATHSNISVCDEKLNYIRDFKGTRKVKNSDSFFFNIDFSVNHFFTFKKLAYDKTSGIDKELTSAVDQDLYLKIYEQGNFAYINENLYLYRIHEKGVSQDKSKKDKLNHNWHKVLLNTLKRRKMGRIYGRNIDEINNLPKFLFEKENSFLKKLIRKFIK from the coding sequence ATGAAATTTTCAATACTCGTAGCTCATTATAATAATTATAATTATTTTCTAGATTGTTACAAAAGCATCATCAATCAAACTTATCAAGATTTTGAAATTATACTTGTGGATGATTGTTCTAATGATGGTTCTTTTGAAAAAATACAAAATTTAGTAAAAAATGATATAAGGTTTAAAGTTTTTAAAAATGAGGAAAATAAGGGCGTAGGCTACACCAAAAGAAAGTGTATAGAACTGGCAACTGGTGATATTTGTGGTTTTGTAGATCCCGATGATGCAATTATACCTAGTGCTATTGAAAAAAGTATTGAAAAATATTTAGAAAAAGACACTATTGTAGCCACTCATTCTAATATAAGTGTTTGTGATGAAAAACTAAACTATATTAGAGATTTTAAAGGGACTAGAAAAGTTAAAAATAGCGATTCTTTTTTCTTTAATATAGATTTTTCTGTCAATCATTTTTTTACTTTTAAAAAATTGGCATACGATAAAACTTCTGGGATAGATAAGGAGCTCACTTCTGCGGTGGATCAAGATTTATATCTTAAAATTTATGAGCAAGGTAACTTTGCTTATATTAATGAAAATTTGTACCTATACAGAATACATGAGAAAGGAGTTTCTCAGGATAAAAGTAAAAAGGATAAACTTAATCATAACTGGCATAAAGTTTTGCTAAATACTTTGAAAAGAAGGAAAATGGGTAGGATTTATGGGAGGAATATAGATGAAATTAATAATCTTCCAAAATTTCTTTTTGAAAAGGAAAATTCTTTTTTGAAAAAATTAATTAGAAAGTTTATCAAATGA
- the fahA gene encoding fumarylacetoacetase — translation MKSFVNYNEQSDFSIYNIPFGVAVFNHEYIACATRIGDLVIDLASLYDYGYFDDIEGLTENVFEGYTLNDFIELGKPVTTVVRERIQELLLEDSKLSKDEKVIEECFYDLDEVEMLMPVHIPNYTDFYSSIEHATNVGKMFRDPENALLPNWKHIPVGYHGRASSIVTSEVNFHRPKGQMKPADANQPIFGVSKQLDFELEMAFIVNKNTEMGESISTKDAEDSIFGMVLFNDWSARDIQSWEYVPLGPFLGKNFCSSISPWVVTLEALEPFRTTSPKQEPEVLPYLKFEGDKNFDIALEVYLTPENGAENLICQSNFKYMYWNMAQQLAHHTVNGCNVEVGDMYASGTISGKEPSSFGSMLELTWRGQNPLTLSDSSERKFIEDGDTITMRGFAQKEHIRVGFGEVKTKVLPAKL, via the coding sequence ATGAAATCATTTGTAAATTATAACGAACAGTCCGATTTTTCCATTTATAACATTCCGTTTGGGGTGGCGGTTTTCAATCACGAGTATATTGCTTGTGCCACTAGAATAGGCGATTTAGTAATAGACCTAGCCTCACTTTACGATTATGGCTACTTTGACGATATAGAAGGCTTAACCGAAAATGTTTTTGAAGGTTATACTCTAAACGATTTTATAGAGCTAGGCAAACCTGTAACCACTGTTGTTAGAGAAAGAATACAAGAATTGCTTTTAGAAGACTCTAAACTTTCTAAAGACGAAAAAGTGATAGAAGAGTGCTTTTATGATTTAGACGAGGTGGAAATGCTAATGCCAGTGCATATCCCTAACTATACTGATTTTTACAGCAGTATAGAACACGCTACTAATGTTGGAAAAATGTTCCGTGACCCAGAAAATGCCCTTTTGCCAAATTGGAAACACATTCCTGTGGGGTATCACGGTAGAGCTTCGTCTATCGTAACTTCGGAAGTGAATTTTCATAGACCAAAAGGTCAAATGAAACCTGCAGACGCCAACCAACCGATATTTGGAGTGTCTAAACAATTAGATTTTGAGTTAGAAATGGCTTTTATAGTTAATAAGAATACAGAAATGGGCGAAAGTATTTCTACCAAAGATGCGGAGGACTCCATTTTCGGAATGGTACTGTTTAATGACTGGTCGGCTAGGGATATTCAGAGTTGGGAGTATGTGCCGCTAGGTCCATTTTTAGGGAAAAACTTCTGTTCGTCCATATCGCCTTGGGTGGTTACTTTAGAGGCTTTAGAGCCGTTTAGAACCACCTCTCCTAAGCAAGAACCAGAGGTGTTACCTTACCTAAAATTTGAAGGTGATAAAAATTTTGATATCGCTTTAGAGGTTTATTTAACACCTGAAAATGGAGCGGAGAACCTTATTTGCCAGTCCAATTTCAAGTATATGTATTGGAATATGGCTCAGCAGTTGGCACATCATACCGTTAATGGTTGTAATGTAGAGGTAGGAGATATGTATGCTTCGGGAACTATTTCGGGTAAAGAGCCGAGTAGCTTTGGTTCTATGCTAGAGCTTACTTGGAGAGGACAAAATCCTTTAACGCTTTCAGACAGCAGCGAAAGGAAATTTATAGAAGACGGCGATACCATCACGATGAGAGGGTTCGCCCAAAAGGAACATATTAGAGTAGGTTTCGGTGAAGTGAAAACCAAAGTATTACCTGCTAAATTATAG
- a CDS encoding IS982-like element ISRa1 family transposase: MNNIEQIYERILEVLGLFSENQLISYQRRTPKMSDLEVISLNITAEYLSIDSELQLFRKLPNSLINKIERSVYNKRKRRLSLQTEQIRQRISMEFNEFEDIFIVDSMPMKVCENARSTRSKICKEQSYSSPTYGYCASQKLYFYGYKLHAVCSLNGVIKNFDISPASVHDIHYLKDIGEQMRNCTLIGDRGYLSAKVQIDLFNYANIKLDTPMRSNQKDYIPQFSLYKKKRKRIETFFSQLCDQFMIKRNYAKTFEGFKTRIISKITAATVIQYINKFIFQRKLNHLKISII, translated from the coding sequence ATGAACAACATAGAGCAAATATATGAAAGAATTTTGGAAGTTTTAGGACTTTTTTCAGAAAATCAACTGATTAGTTATCAGAGAAGAACACCTAAAATGAGCGATTTAGAAGTCATAAGTCTTAATATTACTGCTGAATACTTGAGTATTGATAGCGAATTACAGTTATTTAGAAAATTGCCAAACTCTCTGATAAACAAAATTGAAAGAAGTGTTTACAATAAGCGAAAACGAAGACTATCCCTACAAACAGAGCAAATTAGACAGCGTATTTCGATGGAGTTCAATGAGTTTGAAGATATTTTTATCGTTGATAGCATGCCAATGAAAGTTTGTGAAAATGCTCGTTCTACTCGTTCAAAAATTTGTAAAGAGCAATCCTATTCTTCACCAACATATGGTTATTGTGCTTCACAGAAATTATATTTCTATGGCTATAAACTACACGCAGTATGTTCTTTAAATGGTGTGATTAAGAATTTTGATATAAGCCCTGCATCCGTTCACGACATCCACTATTTAAAAGATATTGGTGAGCAAATGCGAAACTGTACTTTAATTGGAGATAGAGGCTATTTATCAGCAAAAGTTCAAATAGATTTATTTAACTATGCTAATATTAAATTAGATACACCAATGAGAAGTAATCAGAAAGATTATATTCCTCAATTTTCATTGTACAAGAAAAAGCGAAAACGAATTGAGACATTTTTCTCTCAACTTTGCGACCAATTTATGATTAAAAGAAACTATGCTAAAACTTTTGAAGGCTTTAAAACAAGGATAATCAGTAAAATAACCGCCGCAACGGTTATTCAATATATCAATAAATTTATCTTCCAAAGAAAATTAAATCATCTAAAAATCAGTATTATTTAA
- a CDS encoding DUF4254 domain-containing protein, giving the protein MSFSEKAWNIFNQAIIDYHKTDDVDAVESNPFSENTLERLLYSKNWIDTVQWHLEDIIRDENISPEKALKIKRRIDSSNQDRTDLVEYIDDYFLEKYKSVKPKENAKINTESPAWAIDRLSILALKIYHMKIETLRDTADEKHKLKCSNKLAVLEEQKVDLSTAIDRLLFDIESGNNKIKTYKQMKMYNDDSLNPVLYQKKNV; this is encoded by the coding sequence ATGAGTTTTTCTGAAAAAGCTTGGAATATTTTTAATCAAGCCATTATAGACTATCATAAAACAGATGATGTAGATGCAGTTGAGTCTAATCCGTTCTCTGAAAATACTTTGGAACGACTTTTGTATTCAAAGAATTGGATTGATACCGTTCAGTGGCATTTAGAGGATATTATTCGTGATGAAAACATATCTCCTGAGAAAGCTTTAAAGATTAAAAGGAGAATAGATTCATCTAACCAAGATAGAACAGATTTGGTAGAGTATATAGATGATTATTTTCTAGAAAAATATAAATCTGTGAAGCCTAAGGAAAATGCTAAAATCAATACAGAAAGTCCAGCATGGGCTATCGACAGATTGTCTATATTAGCTCTTAAGATTTATCATATGAAGATAGAAACCTTAAGAGATACAGCAGATGAGAAACATAAATTGAAGTGTTCTAATAAATTGGCTGTTCTTGAGGAGCAAAAGGTGGACTTGAGCACAGCTATAGATAGATTATTATTTGATATAGAGAGCGGTAACAACAAAATAAAGACTTATAAGCAAATGAAAATGTATAATGATGATAGTCTAAACCCAGTTTTATATCAAAAGAAAAATGTTTAA
- a CDS encoding DUF4292 domain-containing protein: MNKLWLLGGVMLILVSCKTQQNIPSEPPVSTHKKIEKDQVFFNNILRESAFKNLKISSKIKVDNGSPIPTLDALVYIENQKKVWVNLSALFFNVARGIATPEGVKGYEKYNKTYIDSDFSYLNRLLNVNFIDYSALQNLLVGRTFVPIKDGDFDLTKNAQGYHLTSAKNQKIIVDGKVNEYKMELDYDTMFNLSRVKLSDAKTPDYLEVFYTNWDSFEGNYLPKNVKIIIKAKKTDQIFIENTKFDSSAMDTPYTVPSNYTKKEIK; the protein is encoded by the coding sequence ATGAATAAACTTTGGTTATTGGGTGGAGTTATGCTTATACTAGTGTCATGTAAGACTCAGCAGAATATTCCGTCTGAACCACCTGTAAGTACACATAAAAAGATAGAAAAAGACCAAGTTTTTTTCAATAATATCCTTAGAGAATCTGCTTTTAAAAATTTAAAGATTTCTAGTAAAATTAAGGTAGATAACGGGAGTCCAATTCCTACATTGGACGCATTAGTTTATATAGAAAATCAAAAGAAAGTTTGGGTAAATCTTTCTGCGTTGTTCTTTAATGTAGCAAGAGGTATTGCCACGCCAGAAGGCGTTAAAGGTTATGAAAAATATAATAAAACTTATATAGATTCGGATTTTTCTTATCTTAATCGGCTTCTGAATGTTAACTTTATCGATTATTCAGCTCTTCAGAATTTATTGGTAGGGAGGACTTTTGTTCCTATTAAAGACGGTGATTTTGATTTGACTAAAAATGCACAAGGTTATCATTTAACATCGGCTAAAAATCAAAAAATAATAGTAGATGGTAAGGTGAATGAGTATAAAATGGAATTAGATTATGATACCATGTTTAATCTTAGCAGGGTAAAATTATCTGACGCCAAAACACCTGATTATTTAGAAGTTTTTTATACTAATTGGGATAGTTTTGAAGGGAATTATCTACCTAAAAATGTTAAAATTATTATAAAAGCAAAAAAAACAGACCAGATTTTCATAGAAAACACGAAATTTGACTCCTCTGCTATGGATACACCATACACGGTGCCAAGTAACTATACAAAGAAGGAAATTAAATGA
- the tatA gene encoding twin-arginine translocase TatA/TatE family subunit: protein MLVAILGAVGPWQIVAIVVVLLLLFGGKKIPELMKGLGSGIKEFKDAVKEDDKSSSSTEEENKKS from the coding sequence ATGTTAGTAGCTATTCTTGGGGCAGTAGGACCTTGGCAGATTGTTGCCATCGTGGTTGTATTATTACTTTTGTTTGGAGGGAAGAAGATTCCAGAACTTATGAAAGGCTTGGGCTCAGGTATTAAAGAGTTTAAAGACGCGGTAAAGGAAGATGATAAAAGCTCATCTTCAACAGAGGAAGAAAATAAAAAATCATAA
- a CDS encoding sugar phosphate nucleotidyltransferase, whose product MKIIVPMAGRGSRLRPHTLTVPKPLIPIAGKPIVQRLVEDIAKVAGQPIEEVTFIIGDFGDEVKASLIQIAEKLGAKGSVYTQDEPLGTAHAIKCAEASMQGDVVVAFADTLFRADFVLDTNSDGVIWVKKVEDPSAFGVVKLDDYGFITDFVEKPQTFVSDLAIIGIYYFKSAEKLMEEINYIMDNNIMQGGEYQLTTALENLRQKGAKFSLGKVNDWMDCGNKNATVETNSKILQYEKEAISSFPSSAKIENSLIIPPCFIGENVVIKNSKIGPNVSLGNNTEVVNSNIDNSLIQEKTLINHGNLSNSMIGNSAKYFGVSREISLGDYSVLDFLSK is encoded by the coding sequence ATGAAAATAATAGTACCTATGGCGGGGCGAGGCTCCCGATTGAGACCACATACACTTACAGTTCCAAAGCCACTTATACCTATTGCAGGCAAGCCTATTGTGCAAAGATTGGTGGAAGATATTGCAAAAGTTGCAGGACAGCCTATAGAGGAAGTAACTTTCATTATTGGAGATTTTGGTGATGAAGTAAAAGCTTCTCTAATCCAGATTGCAGAAAAATTAGGAGCTAAAGGGAGTGTTTATACTCAAGATGAGCCTCTAGGTACAGCTCATGCAATAAAGTGTGCGGAAGCTTCTATGCAGGGTGATGTGGTGGTAGCGTTTGCGGACACTCTTTTCCGTGCTGATTTTGTCTTAGATACCAATTCGGACGGTGTAATTTGGGTGAAAAAAGTAGAAGACCCTTCGGCCTTTGGAGTGGTTAAGTTAGATGATTATGGGTTTATTACCGATTTTGTAGAAAAACCCCAAACATTTGTTTCGGATTTAGCTATTATAGGAATTTATTACTTTAAATCTGCTGAAAAATTAATGGAGGAGATTAATTATATTATGGACAATAATATAATGCAAGGAGGGGAGTATCAGTTAACAACAGCATTAGAAAATTTAAGACAAAAAGGAGCGAAGTTCTCTTTAGGTAAGGTGAATGACTGGATGGATTGTGGCAACAAAAATGCAACGGTAGAAACTAATAGCAAGATATTGCAATATGAAAAAGAAGCGATATCTTCATTCCCATCGTCTGCTAAGATAGAAAATAGTCTTATTATTCCTCCATGTTTTATTGGAGAAAATGTGGTTATTAAAAATTCCAAAATAGGACCTAATGTTTCTTTAGGAAATAATACTGAGGTGGTTAATTCCAATATAGATAATTCTTTAATACAGGAGAAAACACTGATTAATCATGGTAATTTGAGTAATTCTATGATAGGTAACTCAGCTAAATACTTTGGAGTGTCTAGAGAAATTTCGTTGGGAGACTATTCGGTGTTAGATTTTCTTTCTAAATAA